The sequence below is a genomic window from Chitinispirillales bacterium ANBcel5.
ATATTATGACAGTGATATTGGGAGGTGGGTGAGTACGGATCCTGCAAGAGAATTTTGGGATTTGTATCGGTATACGACAAATCCAGTCGTATTTATTGATCCAGATGGCTTATCTGAGCTCCATTTTTTTAGAGATCTCAATTTACTTGTTGCTACTCACAGAGATGGAACTGTAGCTGGAAGCTGGAATGCTTCAAACAATGCTTCCAGTACATCAAATGGTCGATGGCCAGCTGGAACATATAATTATTCATACACAGTTAATCACGCAGGTGCGGGTAGAGATAGTAGGCTCGGGGATGTTGCCAACTTTGTATTTGAAGTTCCTGGCAGAACTGGAATGGGTGTGCATTCTGGGAGAGAAAATTCTACTGATGGTGCTGGTAGAAGCGGATGGGAACATGCTACTCTAGGATGCATTAGAGTTACACATGAGACTATGGTTTTTATAAGTGAGATTCTAATTGATTTTCTGGATGATCCATTAACGAATATTACAGTTATAGATAACACACAAGAATGGCTCGACTCTAGGACGCAAAATACTTCTGATTAGGCCGATGGATACATGTTCCAGAAAAATTGTAGCGGAGATGGTAAATGAATAAGTTAAGTTTAGTGCTTTTAATACTAATAGTAAGATCTTTGCATTCACAGGATTTTTATGTGCCAAATACGCAGGAGGAAGTAATAGCCTTTTGGGATATTCAAAGAGTCTTATACTTAGATAAAACAGCGTTGGATGAAAGTAAAAAAAATTTACCTCGAGTATTTTCAAGCTATATTGATATGCTATTCGAAACTGTAGAGAATTCTACTGCTTTAATCGAAATATTAAAATTTATGAAGCTTTCAGATGCACATGGTGAGCAGTTTGTAAAAGGATTTATTAAGTTAGTGAAAACAGAAACTGTATTGTTTCAAGAAACATACGACTTACTGCCATCAGATTTAGAAGAGTATATAGTTGGAATAATAAATGATTACATGTCAGTTGAGGAACGTTATAGAATGAGAAATGAATATCCTGGGATCGATGCATTCAAATAAAAAAATGATCAATACTTCTTTTTATATAGATTATGTAGTTTTCCCTACCACCTCGGGTCGCATTTTGCCATTCTTGGCCCTCGCTTTTACATAAATTCCTTATGCGTTCGTTCCGCCGTCAATGGCCCAACAAAAACCTCTAACTCAGGAAAATGGTGCACGGTAGGTGCATAGGGTGCCAAATCCCTGCCTTCCCTATGCACCTTTTCCTCTTATGCTTAAGTTTTGATCTAATATTTACACTTCCAACCCAATCACCTTTCTTACTTTTAAAACAGTATTCAGCGAAACTTCGTGTACTTTTGCTGCTTTTCTTAATGATAGTCCGTTTTTCAGGTCTACAGAAAGGCCCTTATACTTTTTCAAAAATGCCTGATCATCCATTGCTGAATACTTAGTTCTTCCAAGCGTTTTTCCAACAGACATGGCATGGTTTAGGCCACTTTTAACTAATTTAGATCAGGAATCCCTGCGCTTGCCCGTGAGACACATGTCAGTGATCTCGCTGGTGGTGAAACATCGAGGATACAGATAAGTCTGGGTTACAGTGATGGTTTTGAGCGTGAGCTTCAGAGTAAGATTAAGGTTGAGCGTGGGCTTGCCTGGGTGCGTCAGGACAATGATGAGTATGAAGAGGAGGAGGTTGAAGACCGCTGGCTTGTATCGGGGCGTGTCGTTTACAATAATAAGCAGGAACCGGTAAAGCAGTACGAACCTTTCTACAGCGCGACGTTTGAATATGAGCCTGAGCAGTTCTTTGCTGAGTTTGGGGTTACTCCAGTAATTCATTACGACCCGCTGATGCGGGTGGTGAAAACCGAGCTGCCTGATGGTCATT
It includes:
- a CDS encoding RHS repeat-associated core domain-containing protein, translating into YYDSDIGRWVSTDPAREFWDLYRYTTNPVVFIDPDGLSELHFFRDLNLLVATHRDGTVAGSWNASNNASSTSNGRWPAGTYNYSYTVNHAGAGRDSRLGDVANFVFEVPGRTGMGVHSGRENSTDGAGRSGWEHATLGCIRVTHETMVFISEILIDFLDDPLTNITVIDNTQEWLDSRTQNTSD